DNA from Malus sylvestris chromosome 11, drMalSylv7.2, whole genome shotgun sequence:
gaatGATCTTGTACATTTTAAGAAGCCGAATAGTGCTCTTAAATTATTATGTTTAGAGACGAAGTGGAATTTACGAGATAATGACAGGAACACAACTCACATACAtagagagaagaaattattccaCCGGTCCTTCTTTATAGGATAATGCTTGTGAAAGTAAGTTGAATTGCATGATAAGTTTTCTTCCCTATAATTATGCTAATTATCTATCCTGACACCAGGGAGCATTACTAATATACAAATGTACAAGTCCATGGCAGAGGAGACAATATTAATACATTTTAGAACAGTGTCACCACCAGATAAAGATCAAAGTGCTGTATCAGACAAACCAAGACACACCTTCTTACGTTGGATCGCATATGCTGCGGCCAAAGTAACGCTGCTGCTACTTCCCACGAAAGGTTTCTCAACCCTACTTTTGATGTCAGCCAAAACAAAGTGCGTTTGTGGGTGTATGTACTGTTAAAATTATGTTCCCTTCACGTGCGCTAGAGTCACTAtaagtataaataaatatatcaaGTGTGACTGACTTACATTCGTTAACATTAACGGCTCACAATTACTTATGTACTGCTTGTGGGCGACTGATGTCAACACATATGCATATGGTAAAGCATGAATAATTGCATATGGTAGAGCAAGCATGTGTTGCAGCTTCAATGTACTTCATCTCTTTCCTAAAATTAATTAGGTCAGGCATGGTGTGCATACATAAGAGGCTGCAACTTTGCCTGTCAACTAACAAACTGTAATATTATATTTCATCAGAAGAGAATGTATATTTGATTAGCTTCCCCGCTTCTCAAACTTAACCCTTGCCTTCTGGGAAGGACGAAAATTAGGAATGCTAGCTACTGAGTGGAAACTAGGGAAACCCCACTTCGATTCTATTTTAGTCTTCATATTTGGCCACTGTTTGTTTGCTTTATTCCCTTGGATTTAGTGCTTTGGTTCTTCGAATTGCAAGACAAATTAAAGAGTTTTCACTGCATTTGTGGCTGTGGATTCTAGCTCAAGCTAAAGCATACACTCAGTATTGAACTTTTGTCCTTAATTAGGGAGTTGCAATGCCAAAGGGATGAAAAAAATCAGTTGAAAGCAGTAAAAGATTATAATTACTTTATTCTTAAGCCTGGAAACTTCTATCAACAAGAGTTATTTGATTTGCTCACAGATTATTTAGAATGCTAATTCTTTTATGTAAAGGCAACTCCAGAATGTAATGGGACATGAAGATTGCAAGTTCACATTTGACGGTTGGAGGGATAAGTTAATTATCACATCATGTTATAATCTagtgtgattaaaaaaaaaattagcattCTACTCTACATTCACAAGCAATTCTGAAATTGATGTACACaagagggaaaagaagacaaactcTAATCACATGAGTCAACTCCAAAATGTAATGGAACATAAAAATTGCACGTTCACATTTGATGGTTGAAGGGATAAGATATCATATCATGTTATCATCTagtgtgattaaaaaaaattctttggtATTCTACTCTATATTCACAAGTAACTCAAAAGTTGGTGTACATAAGAGAGAAGACAAACTCTAATCACACGAGTCCGCCTCACAACTTGTTAATCGAGACTGTTAGAACCTGGTAATCTCTAAATTAACACTTTCTCCCACAACCATCCCACCAACCAAAACTTCAGTAGCACCATCTTCGTTGCTAGCGAATACCTAATATTAGCATCACATCAACCCATTCACTAGATTTGTTGGTCCCCATTGGAGACTTTCACGTATGGTTCCAAGTACCAATTTTGCCCTTTCCCTTCACATATAACTCCAATCTCTCCACCAAACCCTCAACCCCCCGTACTACAAATCCCTCATCAAAAGCCGTACAGATAGCTAACTAGTAGCTCTCTAGCTAGTGCAAAGCGAAACAATATGCCAACCTTTCTCGACCACACCGACCGAGCCCGAGCCATGTGGCTAACATGCCTAGCCTCTGCATTCCGTACATGTCTTGCTTGCACCATAGTAGCCCTAACCACCCTCTATGGCCCACAATCTCTCCAACGCCAAGTAGCCTTCCCGGCATTCTCTTATGTCACAGTCCTTCTCATTGCTCCTGATGCAACTCTAGGGCACACACTTTGTGGCTTTTGGCTCGGGCTCTACGCCACAGCACAAACTATTGGGCTGGCCGTGTTGAGTCTGTGGCTGATTGGGCCGGCCCGGCTTTCGACCAGCACGACCGCACTGGCGGTGGGGCTTGCTGCATTTGTGGTGGCTCTGCCTGAGTTTACTCACTTGGTAACCAAACGCATGGCACTCGGACAAATCGTTATTATGTATGTTATAGCTTATATAAATGGGGAGCATACAGATGCTATCATGCACCCTGTCCACGTCGCAGCAAGTACTGCAATTGGGGTGTTGGCTTGTGTTTTGGCTTTGTTGGTTCCCTTCCCGCGCCTTGCTTCTCGAGAGGTACTTGTAATTTACATACATCTGTGACCATTCGCATTTTGTTGTATAAAGTAAATATTCAATGTGTTTGAATATATTTTGCAGGTTGAACAAAACTCAGAGCTACTTGCCAAGAATGCTTCAGAAAGGCTCAAGATCTTTGTCAAGGCGTTTTGCGCAGAAGATAGTACATCAGCACTTGCATCAATTTCTCAAGCAAATTCCATGGCTTCCACGGCAACCAAGCTTTTCCAAACTATCAAAAGCCACCAAGTAAGTAAACCTTATGCATTAATTGCAAAACAATAATACATGCATGATGAATTAATAATGTGCATATAGTTTATAACATGATTCAACAAAGTTGTTTGGACTACATTCTCGTACCATATATATCATGTATGATTAATCAATATAGATTCGACTTTCTTATACAAGTGGATCTAACCTCTTTTAGTAACGTGTCATGTAACTTTGTGGTAAAAGTACGTAGTTCACGTTGGTACTTCTCAATAAATTACCTTTACAAATCGGTCTCTCATTTCAAGTTCGCTGATTAAATCGGAATATGTTTTTCTTCCGTCCAGGAAAGCATGAAGTGGGAGAGAGTTCCGCTAAAGTTATTTTCGAGACATGGCTATGTAAACCCAGGAGATAGATTGCAGGGCTTAGAGATACCCTTTAGAGGGATGGAAATGGCATTGACCTGCATTCCTTCATTTCCAGTTATGGTGATGAATGGAGAACTCAATAAAGATGCTCTACTTAGACTAGTAGAGCAGCACATGAGCCTAAACTTGAGCCCACCTTGTGATTCAATAACTGTTCCTGAATCAAAAGCAGAAAATGTTAGTTTCCTCCAAACACTTCAAACCATCCCAAATATCCACCAAGATCTACccccaattttctttttgttttgtatcAATCTCCTCCAAGGAAAATTATCATCCAGAGGTAGTATTGTACGTGAAaaattattggttcaccaaaaTGAAGGAGCAATTAACTCTTCCAAACAAAATGGATTGTATTTCACGATATGGAGTAACTTGTCCACCAAGGTAAGCGGCAAGAGGCTTATAGCAGCTTTCAAATGTGCACTCTCCTTGGGTCTTGCCGTGTTTTTCGGTCTGAAATACAGCAAAGATGATGGTTACTGGGCAGGACTCCCAGTAGCAATCAGTCTTGCATCAACCAGAGAAGCAACATTTAAAGTTTCAAATGTTAAAGTACAAGGGACTGTTTTAGGAACTGTATATGGAGTTTTGGGCTGGTTTCTCTTCCAAAGGTTTTTGTCAATGAGACTTTTTTGTCTGATTCCTTGGTTCACTTTCACCAGTTTTCTCCAGCGTAGCCGAATGTACGGCCAGGCGGGAGGCATTTCAGCAGTAATTGGAGCTGTACTAGTTTTGGGGAGAACAAACTTTGGTCCTCCAAGTGAATTTGCCATAGCCAGAATCACAGAAACCTTCATTGGATTATCGTGTTCGATTATCGTTGACCTATTATTGCAACCCACAAGAGCTTCTGTTCTTGCAAAAGTTCAACTCTCTAGGACTCTTGGGACATTGCAGGAGTGCATCAACTCGGTGAGTCTTCAATCAGGAAGAGCCAATTTGGAAGAGAATCAAAAGAGACTGAAAATGCATATTGAAGAACTTGGGAAGTTGATTGGAGAAGCTGAGGCGGAGCCCAATTTCTGGTTTTTGCCTTTTCATAGTGCTTGCTATGGAAAACTCTTGGGGTCTTTCTCCAAAATGATGGACCTCCTAGTTTTAAGTGCTCATGCTGTGGGATTTCTTGAACAAAACTTCCAAAGATTTGAGGCTTCATGGAAGGACATTGGACATGCAGTGGATGGTGATCTTGAAAGTTTCAAGAAAATGGTTGACTCTTTGATAACATTTTTCAAGGAGGTCACGTCGATAAAATTAATCTCAGTTCTTGATCAAAAGAGTGATATAGCTCATGATCTTGAGTTGGGAAAATCTCGAGCCCCGAATATGTTTGGGGTTTGCAGTTCAGAGGATGAAGAGACAGATAAGATTATAAGTTCTTATCTCCAACACTCAAAGGAAGTTGTAGAGAAAATTGATGCTAAAAGTGAGGAGCTCAAGAGCCAAATGGTTTTGTGTTTAAGTGGTTTAGGGTTCTGCATGAGTAGTTTAATAAGAGAAACCAGGGAGATTGAAGAGGGAATCAAGGAACTTGTTCAATGGGAGAATCCCTCAAGCCACATTAGTTTGTATGAAATCTCTTGTAAGTTGTATGATTTAAAGAAATAATGTGCCTATGGCCGCATGCATGCACTATCATTAGTAAGAGAAATGACAAGTTATTcgtttgaagtgtttttgttGAATTAAGTCATCAATCAGTCTATTTAAACATAAAAAACTAAACACACTCACTACTAAAGGTGGATTTTACTGTCAATCTTATATCATGCATGAAATTGCAATCATTACATGAACGTACCCTATTTTTATCGCAACACAAATTAGAATGATCAGATCAAATGATGAGTTTCCCATTAAAGATTGCAGGCGTGCCATTACTCGGCTTGGAATAGCTGTTGAAGATAATTTAATAtgccaaaaataaaagactTTTAATCAAAACGACTGTGCTACAAGAAAAGTGTTagtgtttaagtgtttttagctgAAATAAAACATTTCAGTTTACCTGTTTTAATTATAGCCTTTGGATTACATTCCAAATGGATGCTCTAGATTAAGTGAGAGTTAATGATATAGAGTGACAACTGTAGCTATCTCATAGGATAGATGaaatgaatggttgtgatgtattTTCTCTGATATGAGAGAGAAATGTGCTAATGCTCTGTAATGTGAGTGCTTTCGGTAATGTCCATTCGATTGccagaaagaagagaaatgaaACTTCTTGTTCACTCATCTTTGTGAATACTCTCTGCAACTCCTTGTTTTCTTTTATACAAGAAAGCTCCCAAAACAGCATAAAATCTATaaactaacatggcctcagagcttgGTTGCATCCTCTGCAACTGGGCGTGAATCTGTGAAGCTCACAGTGAAGAGCTTGAACTGACCGTTGAGTTCTCACTGAAGAAAACGCGGAGAAGAAAGTGTAGTGATCTTAGATCTCGTCTCACATGGCTGGATCGAGTGGAGCTGATCTTCGTGCACCGGTTTTCAATggtgaaaactttgatttctggcAGATTCGGATGAAGACAATATTCCGATCGCACGAGCTATGGGATATCGTCGAAAATGGTGTCGAAACTTCGACGAAGAAGGATGAAGAACTTACTGTAGCTGAAAGCAAGTTATTGAAGGAGAATATAGTCAGAGATGCGAAGGCACTTGGAATCATTCAAGGCGCGGTTTCGGATCAGATCTTTCCGAGAATCGCAATCCAAGAGACTGCAAATGCTGCTTGGAATGTGCTGAAACAAGAATTTGTGGGAGATAAACAGGTACGGGCTGTGAAACTCCAAGGCTTACGCCGGGATTTTGAATATACTAGAATGGGTGAAAATGAAGCTTTCTCTGCATATCTAGTTAGgttatttgatttgattagtCAAATGAGAAGCTATGGTGAGGAGATAAGTAATCAGAGAATCGTTCAAAAGTTGCTAATAAGTTTACCTAGGTCCTATGATAGTATTGCTTCTGTGATTGAAAATACTAAGGATCTAGATATTGTTAATGTTCAAGATGTGGTAGCTATTCTCAAAGGTTATGAGCAAAGAATTGATCGGCATGATGAATCTCATACTGAGAAAGCATTTGTTAGTCTCAGTATTGCTCCAAAACAGAATAAGTACAATGGGAATCAAGGGTTCAAACCACAGAAGAATTGGAAGTCTAAATGGAAGAAAGGAGATCATAGACCTGCAAATCAAACTGGAAAAGTTGCAGGTACTTCTGAAGGAGCTAAGAATCCCTGTATTCATTGTGATAAATTGCATTTTGGTGAATGTTGGTTCAAAGATAAACCAAGGTGTCATAGTTGTCATAAGTTGGGGCATATTGCAAGAGATTGCCGAGTCAAGAAGGAGAAGACTAATCAACATGTGAATTTTGTTAATCAAGTCAATGATACTCCTACCATGTTCTATGTCTGCAATAATGTTAatgtgaagaaaaatgaagatatATGGTATGTAGACAGTGGTTGTAGTAACCATATGACTGGAAGGGAGGAGTTACTGATTGACATTGATAGAAATATGACTGCTAAGGTAGAGATGGGTACAGGACAGCTCATTGAAGTCACAGGGAAAGGAAGTTTAGTAGTTGATACCAAAATGGGAAGGAGATATATCAAAGAAGTGATGTTAATTCCAGGgttaaaagaaaatttgctcAGTGTAGGGCAAATGATGGAACACGgttactttcttgtgtttggaGGTACAACTGCAGAGATATATGATGATAGTTCAACGTCTAATCTGATAGCTAGAATACCAATGAAGGGAAATAGAAGTTTTCCTTTGAGACTTATACCTGAGATGCAGGTTGCTCTAAAGACTAGTGTGTTTCAGTCTTCTAAAATCTGGCATAGGAGGTTAGGACATTTGAATTTGAGCAGTTTGAAACAACTCAAAGAGCATGATATGGTGTTGGGTTTGCCGGATCTTGAAATGACAAATGAGATATGTGAAGGGTGTGCTTTTGGGAAGCATTGCAGAGATGCATTTCCAAAGGAAGCATCATGGAGGGCCACACAACCTCTTGAACTCATTCACTCTGACATTTGTGGACCCATGCAGATTTCTACAAAGGCTGGAAATAAGTATTTTCTCACCTTCATAGATGACTGCACTCGGATGTGTTGGGTTTACTTCTTAAGGAACAAGTCAGAGGTGTTTAGTgtattcaagaaattcaagctcaCAGTTGAATTGCAAAGTGGATATAAATTGAAGAAGTTGAGAAGTGACAGAGGAGGAGAATATGTATCTGTTGAATTCAGGGAATTTTGTGAAGAAATGGGCATGGAAAGACAGTTTACAGTGGGATACACACCTCAGCAGAATGGAGTAGCTGAGAGGAAGAATAGAACCATAGTTGAGATGTCAAAGTGTATGATGATTGAAAAGGGTGTCCCATTTGAATTCTGGGCAGAAGCTGTTAATACATCAGTGTATATTTTGAACAGATGTCCTACCAAGTCTCTTGATAAGAAGACTCCTTTCGAGGCATATAGTGGAAGAAAACCAGGGATCAAACACTTAAAGATTTTTGGTTCTGTGTGTTATGCATACATTCCAAGACAGGTTAGACAGAAATTGGATGAAACAAGTACTAAATGCATATTTTTGGGATATGGCACATGTGAGAAAGGGTATAGACTCTATGATCCTATCTCAAAGAAAATAATTGTGTCAAGAGATGTAATAGTCAATGAAAATGCTTGCTGGGATTGGGAGTCACAATCTGAGAAAATCATCAGTGTATCCATACCTGGAAAGAAATTGTGTGAACAAAATGTGGAAGGAAATTCAAGTGATAAGAGTGATGAAAATGATGAATTCTTAGCATCTTCATCTGAAGCAAATGAGTCAATTGAAAATGATTCAAGACTGGTGCAAATGCAGAGTAACACAGGTCCTCAAGACTATGATCATACTCCTTTGAAGTTCAAAAGTTTGACAGAAATATATGCAAAATgcaatctgtgcattattgagCCTGAGAACTTTGAGGAAGCAGTAAAAGATGAATCATGGCAGAAGGCAATGGAAGCAGAAATAGGCATGATAGAGAAGAATTGCACCTGGGAACTTGTTGATAGACCATTTGATAAGCCGGTTGTGGGTGTCAAGTGGAtctataaaacaaaattgaacctAGATGGGTCTATACAGAAGAATAAGGCAAGGTTAGTGGCTAAGGGATACTCTCAAAAGCCTGGAATCGATTTCAATGAGACATTTGCTCCTGTGGCAAGGCTTGACACTATTAGAACTTTAATTGGGCTTGCTGCACATAAAGGATGGAAGCTTTTCCAACTTGATGTGAAGTCTGCATTTCTGAATGGAGTTCTAAATGAGGAAGTATATGTAGACCAACCACTTGGCTTTGTGATTAGAGGCAAGGAAGACAAGGTTTACAAGCTCAA
Protein-coding regions in this window:
- the LOC126588378 gene encoding uncharacterized protein LOC126588378, which translates into the protein MPTFLDHTDRARAMWLTCLASAFRTCLACTIVALTTLYGPQSLQRQVAFPAFSYVTVLLIAPDATLGHTLCGFWLGLYATAQTIGLAVLSLWLIGPARLSTSTTALAVGLAAFVVALPEFTHLVTKRMALGQIVIMYVIAYINGEHTDAIMHPVHVAASTAIGVLACVLALLVPFPRLASREVEQNSELLAKNASERLKIFVKAFCAEDSTSALASISQANSMASTATKLFQTIKSHQESMKWERVPLKLFSRHGYVNPGDRLQGLEIPFRGMEMALTCIPSFPVMVMNGELNKDALLRLVEQHMSLNLSPPCDSITVPESKAENVSFLQTLQTIPNIHQDLPPIFFLFCINLLQGKLSSRGSIVREKLLVHQNEGAINSSKQNGLYFTIWSNLSTKVSGKRLIAAFKCALSLGLAVFFGLKYSKDDGYWAGLPVAISLASTREATFKVSNVKVQGTVLGTVYGVLGWFLFQRFLSMRLFCLIPWFTFTSFLQRSRMYGQAGGISAVIGAVLVLGRTNFGPPSEFAIARITETFIGLSCSIIVDLLLQPTRASVLAKVQLSRTLGTLQECINSVSLQSGRANLEENQKRLKMHIEELGKLIGEAEAEPNFWFLPFHSACYGKLLGSFSKMMDLLVLSAHAVGFLEQNFQRFEASWKDIGHAVDGDLESFKKMVDSLITFFKEVTSIKLISVLDQKSDIAHDLELGKSRAPNMFGVCSSEDEETDKIISSYLQHSKEVVEKIDAKSEELKSQMVLCLSGLGFCMSSLIRETREIEEGIKELVQWENPSSHISLYEISCKLYDLKK